Below is a genomic region from Candidatus Methylomirabilis sp..
CGGCCCGAGAAGTTCAGCGACTTCCGCAAACTCCTCGATCGCGTCGCGTCTCACCCGAACCCCCGCTACTTCATCCTGAAGTCCATCATTGTCAACAATCTCTATGGTGTGGACATCATGGAAGAGGCGGTGGAGATCTGCAAGCTCCGCCTGTTCCTCAAGCTCGTTGCGCAGATCGAGCGGGTCGAGCACATCGAGCCGCTGCCCGACATCGACTTCAACATCCGTGCAGGCAACACGCTCGTGGGCTACGCCAATCTGGAAGAGATCAAGAAGTCCATGGAGGGGGATTGGGTCAAGCTGCAGTCGTTGCCGGCCATTGAAGAGAACGCCGAGATCGCCGATCGGGCCTTCCAGCAGTTTCACGAGATGCAGACCGAACACGGTATGGAGGCCAAAGACTTCGCCGACGCCAAGTTGGAACTCTGGAGACGGCTGAAGGTGCTGGAGGATGAACTCAACCGCTACCTTGCCCAGGAATACGGCGTCCCTCCTCCCTCGGAGGGAGAGGGTCGGGGTGAGGGGAAAAGGAAGTCCCCTGCATACGAGAAGTGGCTTGCTTCTCATAAGCCGTTCCACTGGTTCATCGAGTTCTACCGAATCATGAAAAGCGGCGGATTCGACGTGGTCATCGGCAACCCGCCATATGTGGAGTACCGATTGGTTAAGGACATATACAAGTTATCATCGGATCAATATAAATCAGAAAACGCAGGTAACTTGTATGCGTTCTGTATGGAAAGATCATGTGTATTACTTGGCAAAACCGGTTGGTTTGGGATGATTGTGCCCGCAGCCGTTCTTGGTCTGGATGAGACGCTCTGTCTTCGTGACGTGCTTCTTAGAAAGTTCCCTATGAATTTTTGCAGCACATACGCTATCAGGCCTTCTAAATTGTTCGACGGAGTTGACCAGAGACTCTGTATTTATCTCGGCATGGACGGAAAAGAATGTGCTCCTATCGTCTGGACAACCAAGTATCGTCATTGGAATTCAGAAGAACGCCCTGCGCTCTTTGCAAGGCTTGAATATGTAAGAACGCTCACTCATCACCGACTCAAGAGGATACCGCAGGTAGGAAGTCATGAGGCGGTCAGCATATTGGCCAAGCTAGAAGCCAGGAGCGAAAAAGTTGTCCTGAGCTATTATTCCAATGGTCCTTCTGGGTACGATATGCACTATCACCGTAGCCCCAGATACTGGATCAGGGCAATGGACTTTGAGCAGTATTTCAAGAGTCCGACTAGAACCCGTTCTATTCATCACTTCCGTGACCTGCATTTTAAGGATAAGCGCGAAGCAAGGGTTGTCGGTGCTGCCTTGAATAGCTCGCTGTTCTTCTACTGGTTTGTGTCGGTGGGCAACGGACGGAACATCACGGGCACTGATGTCGAGCAATTCCCATTGGGTAATTTGAGCGAGGACATCGTCAACGAACTTCCCAGGCTATTCGACAAGCTCATGAAGGACTATAAGGTGCATTCCTTCATCAGAGTACGGCAAGACTGTGAATTTCAGGAGTTTCGCCCAAGCATGTCCAAACCAATCATCGATGAGATCGACCGCGCGCTGGCGAAGCACTACGGCTTCACGGATGAGGAGCTGGACTTCATCATCAACTACGACATCAAGTACCGCATGGGTGGGAGCGACAATGACGGTGATGAATGAGTTCACAGACCCGGAATGATGACCTATGCCCATGCTTGATGACCTACATGCGGACGACAACCTTCACCGCGCATGGGGTTGGCTTCGCCGCAATTCTGACGCCTCGTACAAGCACTACTTCCGCGACCTCTACGCAATCTACGCGATCGCGGATATCCGATTATTGAGGCGACTACAGGACCGTCTGCGGCGCGGCATCTACGAGCCGACCCGGGCCTGTAAGCTTTTCTTCCCCAAGCCATCCGGTATCCTCCGTCCGTATTCGCTCCTGACCATCGAAGACCAAATCGTCTATCAGGCGGCCATCAATCTCGTCGCTGAGCGGCTTTTCCAAAAGGTCAAGCACCGCTACAACAAGGAAGTGTTCGGCCACCTCTATGCTGGCAAGACGAGCTCGTGGTTCTATCGAAAATGGAGTGACGGCTACAAGGCGTTTAATGATGCTGCCCGGGTGGCCTTCGTCGACGGCTTTCGATTCGCGGCCAGTTTCGACTTTACGGCTTGTTACGACAGCTTGGATCATGGCGTCCTGCGGCACATGCTTCACAAAATTGGCTGCGACAAGGACTTCGCCGAGGTGTTAACGAAATGGCTCAGCGTCTGGACCGCTACGGACCACGGGATCTACCATAATCACGGCATCCCGCAGGGACCGCTCAGCTCCGGATTGCTATCTGAGGTGGTTCTTCGCCACTTTGACGACCGCCGCAAGTTCGAGGGCAAGGTCCGCTACTTCCGCTACGTGGATGACATTCGCTTGTTCGCAAAGTCCGAGGGCGACCTCCGGCGGTTGCTGGTACGGCTAGATATCCTGAGCAAGGACATCGGGCTCTTTCCACAGTCCAACAAGATCAGCATTCACGAGGTCAAGGACATTGAGGCCGAGGTCAAGTCCATCAGCAACCCGACGGAAAGCTCGATTCGCAGCAGAATCGTCAACCAGGATCGCCTGCGCAAGCGGCTAGTCAGCCTGACGCCGCACTTTCGCGTGAAGGATTCGACTCGGTTCAAGTATCTGCTGGCTCATGCGCAGCCCAATGCGAAGCTCACCGCCCGTCTTTGGCGAATATTCGAGAATCAACCCGAGTTTTACGTGCAGTTCGCTCGCTATCTGGAGCGCTACCGCCGACTGCCACGCCGCACGGCTCAACGTCTCCTAAAGGAAATCGAACGGCAGGAGCTGTATCCGGCCATACGTGCCGCTCTGCTCGCTGCTGCCGATGGTCGCCTCGCGGACCAACATGCGCGATCCTTGGCAACACTTGTCAAAAGTACAATTTGGAAGCCTAGAGACATGCCGGCTGATCTGTTCGCGGCTGCGGGACGGATGCTCCTCACCGGTGGGCGGCTGACGCTCGCCCAATTGCGGTACGCATGCCAGCGAGAGAAACCTTGGTGGGGACGCGCGCAGATCGTGCTTGCTTTGAACCCGACGAATGTCACTCATGAGGCGCTGGCGGGAATTCTCAATGACGCCTTGCGTGACAAACATAGCGACGTGGCGCTCGCCGCGGCTTTTGGCGCAGCGATGAACGGCGTCGTCCTGAAGTCGCCCCGGAAAACGATCGAGCCAACGGCAGCAGAGGTGCTGAAGGAACTGGGCGTAATTGCTCGTACGCCGCCGCCTCCGTGTGGAATCGATTCGAGCCTGCGGAGAATGCTCGGAACGGTTCCAGCCATCAAGTGGAAGACCGTCTTCGGCGGGAACTATCGACATGTGGAGAAGCATATCGTTCATGCGCGAGCACTCGCCGACACGAACGTCAGCGCGTGGGTGAACGCCATGGACGTATTCAACGACTGGTTGCTGGTCGCACTCTACGCGCACGACGGATCGCTCGGCAGCTATACGTCGGGACAAATCGGATCAATCTTACATAGCAAACGACTGAAGAAAACGTACCCCGCGCTTCACGCGCTGGTTGTAGGTATACACAAAAAACGGCTGGAAAGTCTCTTATCGCACGCCAAGACCAAGAGCAGCGGCAGGCCCACAAGGCCCATCAAGTGGGGGTATCTCAAGACCGGGAAAGCGCTACTTCGAAAGGCTCTTGAGGAGCAGGCGAAAAAGTGGTGACGACGGTCGGACCAGTAGGGGGCAAGCGGGGCAAGGGGGCTCAATGGGAATTGTATAAACCTCCCGCTGAAGGATGAATGTCCCCCATGTCTATACAAATCCTGATGCCGTGCATGCTCGCAACTTGAAGAAGAATGGGGAGTTATGATTCATATAGATCGGAGTCAATCCGAATTGGTTACAGAATATGGTTATACAATTCCTGCATCATGGCTCCTATCATGGAGGTAAATTGTATTTACCCAATAGGTAAATATATTTATTGACATGGAAACAGAATGGAGATAACCTTTAGCTCTAGGAAATTGCAAAAAGTCTGCAACTCAGAAAAAGAGATGCGGGCCAGGTTCGGTAAGCCATTGGCCGAAAGGCTCCAGCAGCGGTTGGCCGAACTCAAGGCAGCGGACACGCTTGAAGATATCCGGCGATTGCCCTCAGCTCGCTGCCACGAATTATCACAGAACCGAAAAGGGCAACTTGCTGTCGATGTGGTGCATCCCAAACGACTCATCTTCGAGCCGGACCACAATCCGGTGCCTCACAAAACGGATGGTGGTCTTGATTGGTCTCATGTCACGAAAATTCGAGTGATCGAAATCATTGACTACCATTGAAGAACTCATGACCAGAAAATCTACAGCAAAACGATACGTTTTTGAGCCAGAGTACGCTGTACCTCCGGGCCGAACGTTACAGGAGACCATTGATGCTCTGGGGATGGGGCAACGGGATCTGGCCACACGGGCTGGACTCTCGGCCAAACATATCAATCAGATTATCCGAGGAGTCGCCACCATTTCTCATGAAACGGCGATTCGGCTGGAACAGGTTACCGGTGTGTCGGCGCGGATGTGGAACAACCTTGAGGTCAACTACCGAGAACAATTAGCCAAGTTGGAAGAAAAAAAGCGTCTTGAACATGACTTGGCTTGGTTAAAGAAGATTCCCACTGGCGAATTGATCAAGCGCGGGAAGATTGAAAAACAGACAGACCGGGTGCTTATGCTGAAAGCGGTATTAGGCTTTTTCGGGGTTGCCGATGTGGAGGCGTGGAACAAAATTTGGTTGAGCCCTACCGTTGCCTACCGCAAGTCGGCGGTATTTCAGGGAAAACCCGAGGCCATGGCAACATGGTTGCGATTAGGGGAACTGGCGGCAAGAGCGGTCCCGTGTGCCCCGTTCGACAAGTCAAGATTCCGCTCCGTTCTTCACGAGATACGAGCCATCACGCTAGAAAAACCGGAGGTTTCTGTACCCAAAATGAAGGGGCTCTGCGCAGACGCTGGAGTTGCCATGGTGTTGGTCCCGGAGATTAGGAACGCCCCCGTAAGCGGGGCGACACGATGGCTGACTCCAGAAAAGGCCATGCTCCAACTGAGCCTTCGTTATAAGACCAATGACCAATTCTGGTTTACCTTCTTTCATGAGGCAGGGCACATACTGTGTGGTGGGAAAAAGGAGGTCTTCATTGACCTTAATCATGCGACAGGAAAAGGGGAAATGGAGGCCGATAGCTTTGCCGCGGATCATCTGATCCCACCTCGTAGTGCAAGCGAATTGAACGGGTTGAAGAGTACGTGGGCTATTGAAGCCTTCGCCGAGTCCATTGGTATTGCACCGGGCATCGTGGTAGGACGGCTCCAACATGAAGGGATGATTGGTCACGACCAGTTCAATGGGCTGAAGATGCGGTATCAGTGGGCGCAGCAATAGTGTCTTAGTGGACAAGGCCACAGGGGGCTATTGACCTTGCTTGCCACTTCTTGGATTCATCCGGACGATTCTGCCTACCCTCCCGTTCTTCCCAGCCTTCTTGGCAACGATGCACCATCTCGCGTCACCGTGCTGGGTGATCTCAACATTCTGAATCAGAAATCGCTGGCGCTATTCTGCTCGGTGAAATGCCCCGGCAATCTCATCTTGCAAACCTACGACCTTGCGCAGCGCTTGCGGCAATCCGGCGTTACCGTGATCGGCGGGTTTCATTCACCGATGGAGCGCGAGTGCCTGACGATCCTACTGCGCGGCACGCAGCCGGTCATTGCGTGTCCGGCCCGAAGCCTTTCCGGCATGCGAATCCCGGCCGTGTACAAGCAGCCGCTCGAACAAGGCAGGATGCTGCTCCTGTCGCCCTTTGCCGATACAGTACGCCGTGCGACTGTAGAAACGGCCATGCTCCGGAACCGCGTTGTTGCCGCAGTCGCCGGCGCGATCTTCGTGGCCCATGCGGAACTCCAGAGCAAAACCGAGCAGTTCTGCCGCGAGGTGCTTGCATGGCGGAAGCCGCTCTATACATTGGCCGACAACGCGAACGGCCACCTGCTCACGATGGGCGCTCAACCGTTACGTCTTAATGATCTGTCTCTGTTGCTCAGATGAAATGCATCGGGAGTCTTTTCAGGCTGCTTCACAGGCGCCGTTGGCGTACTCGGAGCTCAACCGTTCGACAGGTTCATGGTTTCCGCCTACCTGCGCACGCCATAAAAATACTTGACACTGGGTCTTGGGTAATTAGTATATATGGTGCAAAATGTACGAATCGGTCAAATTGATATATTTAACTTTAGCAGAATGGCAGACCTACTTATGTAGCGTTAGCTTAACAGTAAAAGGGGAGGAGTGTTGTAGCCATGAGGACGGTAAGCGCGACAGAAGCGAAGAGTAAGTTGTCCGATTTATTGTCAAGCACCGAATATAACCAGGAACGAATCATCATTGAGCGCAGCGGCCGGCCGGCCGCTGTCCTCATTAGTGTGGGGGACCTTGCGTTCCTTGAGGAGGTGGAGGATCGCCTTGCATCCTATGAAATTGAAAAAGCGCTCAAGAAGACCAAGCGCTCCCGCCCCATTGAGCAGGTGATTGTTGATTATGAGAAGAAGCATAAGATCCAGCTCATAGATTTGAAGGGTGCGGGTGATGGGCCGGACAAGTAATTACTACGATATGAATCTCCATGAAGAGGCCGAAAAGCACGTTATACGGTACCCGCCAAAGCAGTTCAAGCAAGTTATCACAAAGGTTTTTAGCCTGAGAAAAAATCCACGGCCTCAAGATGCCAAGGAACTCAAAGGCTATCCAGGTGCCTTTCGGGTGGATCAAGGTGAATACCGAGTCATTTATCTCGTAGACGATGATCAGCGCCTGATCACGGTGATGAAAATCGGCAAGCGGAACGACGAAGAAGTGTACCGCCATCTTGAGAGCCTCAAGCAAGCCTTCCTCGCAGGTACCTTGAAGCGGCGATAGGCCGCCTGATTCTTCCCTTATGGATATCGTGTCACACGGGCTGTGGGGTGGGATCGCCTTCGGACGGGCAAACCGACGGAGTTTCGGTCTGGCGTTTGGGTTTGGTATTCTCCCGGATCTGGTGCCGTTCGGCCCCTTTCACGTCGGTGTTCTTCTCGGGCTTGCTCAGCGGCCGCATTTTGGTCACGAACCCCCTGATCCGTCCCTCTTCCCGGCTTATGTCCATCGCGCGTACAGTGTCACGCACAGTCTGGTCGTCTTCCTTTTAGCGTTCGCGCTCTTGTGGGTGGTATTCCGGATGCCGATCTGGGAGTCTTTTGCCTGGGGGTTCCATATTCTCCTGGATATCTTCACGCATTCCACCCGATTTTTTCCCACACCGTTTCTCTGGCCGATTTCGGATTTCAAGGTCAACGGCTGGCATTGGGGCCGGTCTGAGATCTTCATCCCCAACGTGGTTTTGCTTGTACTGCTCTATGTCTGGTTCTTGTATCGCCGGCGGAGGGTAGGGGATTCGAACGAGCCGACTGGATCGGGACAGGCAGCGCGACGGTGCCAAACAAGGGAGAATCAGGGGATATCATGAACCACTGGAAGTTGGTGGAGGGTAGGGGATTCGAACCCCTGGCCTCGGCGTTGCGAACGCCGCGCTCTCCCAACTGAGCTAACCCCCCATTAAGAGCAGCGTTCAGCGATCAGCTTTCAGCGTGTGTGGGGCTTCCTTGGTGAACGACTGATCGCTAGGACTGAAGGCGTCAATAAATTAGCGGAAAGCGACCGGTTTGTCCAGTGACCTTTTTGGGCAGGACGTGAAGTCAGTTGGTTACCTCGCCTGGCCTGCTACCCGCATCAGATCCTCGGTCGTGTAAATCGCCTCTAACTCATACCCGTTTTTCTGCAACTCCTCGCGGCCGCCCTCCTGCCGGTCTACAAGTGCCAGCACCTTGACGATCTGAAAGCCGGCATGCAACGCGCCGTCGATCGCCTTGAGGGTCGAGGCGCCTGTCGTGACGACATCTTCAATGATCACAACCCTCGTGCCTAGCCGCTCGAACCCCTCGACCCATTTTTGAGCTCCATGTCCTTTCGGCTCCTTTCGGACACTGAAGGCCTGGATCGGCGTTCCTTGAAGCGCGCTGTGATAGGCGATGGCGTAGGCAATCGGATCGGCGCCGAGGGTGAGTCCTCCGACGGCGGCGATCTGCTCCCCATCGCTTTGTTTCATAGCTTTGATCCGCTCGAAGAAGAGCCGGCCGAGGAGCGGCATCGCCTCTGACATGAACGTCGTCTGCTTGCAGTTGATGTAGTAACGGCTCTTCCGGCCGGAGGCCAGGGTGAAGACAGGCTCGGCGCTGTATTGGAAGGAGTGCTGAACCAGCAATCTCAGGAGTTGGTCTCTTGAGGTATCCACGGGGGTGAGAATACACGAGGAGGATGAAGTTGTCTAGATCGTACAGCGAGGGTGAGCCTGCTTTTCCAGGTATTGCTGATGGTATTCCTCCGCCCGGTAAAAGGTCGAGGCTGGTGTGATCTCGGTCACGATCGGCTGGTGGTGCTTTCCGCTGAGTTCCAGTGTCCGTTTGGACGCGAGCGCGACAGCCTGCTGGTCGGCATCGTGAAAGAAGATCACGGACCGGTACTGCGCGCCGTGGTCCGGCCCCTGACGATTCAGGGTGGTTGGATCATGGATCGACCAGAAGAGAACGAGGAGTTCGTTGTAGGAAACCTGCGAAGGGTCATACTCTATCTCGACAACCTCCGCATGGCCGGTCGTACCGGAGCAGACATCATGGTAGGTCGGGTTCTCGAAGGCGCCGCCCATGTAGCCGACGGCCGTCGAGACGACACCCGACACTCGACAGAATTCGGCTTCGACACCCCAGAAGCAGCCCGCCCCAAACGTAGCCTTTTTCATCGGTTCGTGAGGATTACTCAATGACTTGGACGCCTTTCCAGAAGGCGACGCGGCCGGCAATCTGCTTCGCGGCTGCCTTTGGCGAAGGGTAGTACCAGGCCGCATCGGGATTGACCGCATCGCCGACAATGAGGTCGTAGTAGCTGGCTTCGCCTTTCCAGTGACAGGTTGTATGGGTGGTACTCTCGCGGAGATAGTCGGGTCTGATCGAGGACAGGGGAAAGTAGTAGTTGCCCTCGACGATCACGGTGTTGTCGCTCTCGGCAATGATCGCTCCGTTCCAGATGGCCTTCATGCTCCTGACTCCCTGGCCGTCCCTTCGACATCGATCGGGACAGGTGCTCGCATCGTGGGCTACTTTTTCAGGTCGGACAAGAAAATCTTCAGGATGTCGATAGGGAGCGGAAAGACGATGGTGGAGTTTTTCTCTGTGGCGATCTCGGTGAGCGTCTGCAAGTAGCGAAGCTGGATGGTGACAGGCTCGGTCGCCATGATCCTGCCCGCCTGCGCCAGCTTTTCGGAGGCGATCAGCTCACCCTCGGCGTGGATGATCTTCGCCCGCTTCTCCCGCTCGGCCTCCGCCTGCTTGGCCATGGCTCGCTGCATCTCGTGCGGGAGGTCCACGAGCTTGATCTCTACCACGGTCACCTTGATCCCCCATGGATCGGTGTGCTGGTCAATAATCTGTTGAAGCCGCTGATTGAGCCGCTCTCTCTCGGCCAGCAGTTCGTCCAGCTCGGACTGTCCCAGGACGCTCCGCAGGGTCGTCTGCGCGATCTGCGAGGTGGCGAAGAGGTAATTCTCGACCTGGACGATGGCTCGCTGCGGGTCGATCACCCGGAAGTAGATCACCGCGTTCACCTTGACCGACACGTTGTCCTTGGTAATGACGTCCTGGGAGGGGACGTCCATGGCCACCGTCCGCAGGCTGACCTTCGTCATCCGATCGATCATGGGGATCAGAAGAATCAGACCTGGCCCATTGCCGGTGCCGCCCACATTCACGATCGCCTTCGCGAGGCGGCCCAGACGGAAGATCACGGCCCGTTCGTATTCAGGGAGTATACGGACCGAGCTGGCAAGGACGAAAAGTGCCAGGATGAGGAGAGAGAGTATCGGGATCAAGCCGAAAGCAGTCGAGAGAATCTCCACGGGATTCATGCCTGCCCTCCCTGTCGCTGTTGCGTTGATATCGCATCGGCTTCAACGGCTACCACCTCGTTCTCTTTGCTGACGAATAGCATGAGCCCCTGTACCGCCAGGACTCTGACCTTGTCGCCGGGCTCAGCCCCATCCTCGCAGTGAGCCGACCAGAGCTCGCCTCCCACCAGGACGCTTCCCTCCGGTTTGAGCGACGTCCTGACCGTGCCGATCTGCCCGATGAGGCCCTCTGCGCCGGTAGTAGTCTTTTGGCGTTGGGCCCGCAGCGCCATGGTGACGACAAAACCGAAGAATGCTGCCGTGGCCGCGGTGGTCAACAGGATAGCGCTGAGCGAGATCCGCATGAACGGCTCGGGACTTTTAATCAGCATCATGGAGCCGAGGATCATGGCCGCAATACCGCCCACGGCAAGTATCCCATGGGAGACCACCTTCACCTCAGCGATGAACAGGATGATCGCCAACAGGATGAGGAGCAGCCCGGCGTAGCTGATGGGCAGGGTCTGAAAGGCGTAAAAGGCCAGAATCAGGCAGATACCTCCGAGCACTCCCGGCAGGATGGCGCCGGGGGTCGAGAGTTCGAAGTAGAGCCCGGCCAGGCCCAACATTAACAACATGTAGGCAATGTTCGGATCGGAGATCACCTTCAGGACCTTGTCCCGGAGACCCATCTCGAGCCGCGTGACCTCGATCCCTTTGGTGTGGAGCGTAACCTTGCCGCGGGCCGTCGTGACCTCCCGGCCATCCACCGCCACAAGCAGGTCATCCAGCTTGTCCGCCACGAGGTCGATGATCTTCAGCTTGAGCGCCTCTTTCTCTGTCGCCGAGACACTCTTGCGCACGGCATCCTCGGCCCACTGGACGTTCCGGCCGCGCTGCTCGGCGATGGTCCGGATATAGGCGGCGGCATCGTTGGTGACCTTCTTGCTCATCTCTTTGTCCATCTCGCCCCCCATATTGACCGGGTGGGCGGCGCCGATATTGGTTCCCGGCGCCATGGCGGCCACGTGGGCGGCCAGGGTGATGAAGACGCCGGCGGATGCGGCGCGTGCGCCGCTGGGCGAGACATAGACCACGATCGGGCGCTCCGCCGCCAACATCTCCTTGATGATGGAGCGCATCGAAAGATCAAGGCCGCCCGGGGTGTCCAGCTCAATGACCAACGCCTGGGCCACCTCGCGGTCGGCCTGCTTGATCGCGCGAATAATGTAGTCGGCCGTACTGGGCGCGATGACCCCTTCCAGTTTGATCGCCAGCACGGGCCGGACAGCAGGCTCCGACCTGGAATAGGTGACGACAGGCCACGTCAGCGCGATACCTATCAGTCCAAACCAGACAACGAGCCGTTTAATCATTCGCGTCAGGAGCGACCACGGCTCTTAGCTTGCTGCCACAGCCGCTCCATCTCCTCCAGGCCGACCTCACTGAGACAGCGACCATCCTGCCGGAGTGCTTCCTCGATATATCGGAACCTAGTGGTGAATCGTGTAGTGCTTTTGCGAAGCGCCTCCTCTGCGCTCAGGTTTAAGAACCTGGCAAGGTTGACCAGGCTGAACAGGACGTCTCCCAATTCCGCTTCAACTTCCTCCGGCGCCGCAGATCCGATGGCCTCCTTGAGTTCGCCAAGCTCCTCTTCGACCTTTGCCATCACCCCCGAGATCTCAGGCCAATCAAATCCGACCCTTGCGGCCTTGTCCTGCAGCCGCTGGGCACGGAGGAGGCCGGGCAGCTCTCTGGGGACGCCGTCCAGGGCCGATACGGGGATGGCGGCCGCAGTATTGCGTTCCTTGCGCTTCAGTTCCTCCCATTGCTCCAGGACCTCACGAGCCGTAGACGCCGTGGCGTCGCCAAAGACATGGGGGTGGCGGCGCACCATCTTGTCGGCTGTCGCCGCCAGGACCTGCCCTATGGTAAACTCACGCCGCTCGGCCGCGAGCTGGGCGTGAAACACCACCTGCAAGAGCAGGTCGCCAAGCTCCTCCATGATCTGCTTAGGGTCCCCCTCGTCGATTGCCTCTACTACTTCGTAAGCCTCCTCGATCAGGAACGGCTTCAGGGTCTCCCGCGTCTGCTCCCGATCCCATGGGCATCCGTTATCCGCCCGGAGCCGCTCCATGATTTGCACTAACGCCTCAAGCTGCTCTCCGCTTGCTTCCGCCATTCGGCCTCCTCGAAGTTGTAAGATCGCTGTTTTTTCTACAATAAGTATAGTCTCCGCCGGCGTTCCGGGCAAAGTGAATCTCCCCCGGGTAGTCGGGTATCACGACAAATGCTTTGACAAGGGGGGAGACGAACAGCTACCTTACGATTTCACCGACTACCCCACGAGGCGACGACAATGGACCCTTTCTATATCGGCCTGGCCTTTGGTAGTGCCGCTGCTGCCGCAAATGTGGTGGGCGGGCTCCTGGTTACGATCAAACGGCGATGGGATGAGGCGCTGCTCAAGTACTTCATTGCCCTTGGGGCCGGCTTCATGCTGGGGGCCGCCTTCCTCGGCATGATTCCGGAGAGCATGCGTCTCACAGACCACGCCCCCCTGCTCATTCTGGCCGGGTATCTCCTGATCCATTTTGCTGAACACATCCTGGCCTCGCATTTTCACTTCGGTGAGGAGACCCACGTGGAGGCCGTCTTGGCGCCCTCGATAAGCCTCTTCGCCCTCGCGGGCCTGTTGATACACACCTTCTTCGATGGGGTATCGATCGCGTCGGGATTCCATGTCAGCGTGGGATTAGGATTCTTAATCTTTGTCGCCGTTGCTCTTCATAAGATTCCCGAGGGGTTCACGGTCGGTTCGATCATGCTGGCTGCGGGCAGGTCTCGCGGGATGGCGATGGCCTCGTCGATTGCGCTGGGTCTCTCGACTATGGTTGGCGTCGTCTTTGCGTCTTACCTCAAGGGGTTGCTGGGATATCGGTTGGCCATATCAGCAGGTGTCATGATCTATGTGGCGGCGTCTGACCTGATGCCTGAGGTGAACCGGGAGAAGGGGATCCTCATGGCGCTCATGGTGTTTGTCGGCGTTCTGCTGTTCTACCTGACCGAGCGGCTGCTCTCGAGTTTCGGCTTCTGAGGCCGGGCGGGCCGATTGTGCTTGCATCCGGCGGTCGGGTTTGCTATAGAAAAGGGACGTGGCGACCGACCACGGACCAGGAGGCGGTGTGGGGAAGAAAGGGCTGATTGCGATTGTGCTTATAAGCCTTTTCCTGCTGACGGCAGGGCCGGTGCGGGGGGAGGTCTATTATCAGATCGGCGAGAACGGGATCGCCCACTTTACCAATGCGCCCACGACACCGCAGTACAGGCTGCTCCAACCTGGGGTATTGTCTTCCACTGTCAAGCTTACGGCTGCGAACATGCCGGAGCTGATCGACGCCTTCGCCGCCGAGTACGAGCTTGACCCTGCCCTGGTTCGGGCCGTGATTCAGGTGGAGTCGAACTTTAATCGCAAGGCCGTCTCACCCAAGGGGGCGCAGGGGTTGATGCAACTCATGCCGGCCACTATCTGGCGTCTTTCAGTAGGTGACGCCTACGATCCTCACGAAAATATCGGAGCCGGCGTTCGGTATCTCCGCCAGC
It encodes:
- a CDS encoding DNA-processing protein DprA; amino-acid sequence: MLATSWIHPDDSAYPPVLPSLLGNDAPSRVTVLGDLNILNQKSLALFCSVKCPGNLILQTYDLAQRLRQSGVTVIGGFHSPMERECLTILLRGTQPVIACPARSLSGMRIPAVYKQPLEQGRMLLLSPFADTVRRATVETAMLRNRVVAAVAGAIFVAHAELQSKTEQFCREVLAWRKPLYTLADNANGHLLTMGAQPLRLNDLSLLLR
- a CDS encoding type II toxin-antitoxin system Phd/YefM family antitoxin; the encoded protein is MRTVSATEAKSKLSDLLSSTEYNQERIIIERSGRPAAVLISVGDLAFLEEVEDRLASYEIEKALKKTKRSRPIEQVIVDYEKKHKIQLIDLKGAGDGPDK
- a CDS encoding type II toxin-antitoxin system RelE/ParE family toxin, whose product is MGRTSNYYDMNLHEEAEKHVIRYPPKQFKQVITKVFSLRKNPRPQDAKELKGYPGAFRVDQGEYRVIYLVDDDQRLITVMKIGKRNDEEVYRHLESLKQAFLAGTLKRR
- a CDS encoding metal-dependent hydrolase — encoded protein: MDIVSHGLWGGIAFGRANRRSFGLAFGFGILPDLVPFGPFHVGVLLGLAQRPHFGHEPPDPSLFPAYVHRAYSVTHSLVVFLLAFALLWVVFRMPIWESFAWGFHILLDIFTHSTRFFPTPFLWPISDFKVNGWHWGRSEIFIPNVVLLVLLYVWFLYRRRRVGDSNEPTGSGQAARRCQTRENQGIS
- the pyrE gene encoding orotate phosphoribosyltransferase, coding for MDTSRDQLLRLLVQHSFQYSAEPVFTLASGRKSRYYINCKQTTFMSEAMPLLGRLFFERIKAMKQSDGEQIAAVGGLTLGADPIAYAIAYHSALQGTPIQAFSVRKEPKGHGAQKWVEGFERLGTRVVIIEDVVTTGASTLKAIDGALHAGFQIVKVLALVDRQEGGREELQKNGYELEAIYTTEDLMRVAGQAR
- the msrA gene encoding peptide-methionine (S)-S-oxide reductase MsrA — protein: MKKATFGAGCFWGVEAEFCRVSGVVSTAVGYMGGAFENPTYHDVCSGTTGHAEVVEIEYDPSQVSYNELLVLFWSIHDPTTLNRQGPDHGAQYRSVIFFHDADQQAVALASKRTLELSGKHHQPIVTEITPASTFYRAEEYHQQYLEKQAHPRCTI
- a CDS encoding DUF427 domain-containing protein, with translation MKAIWNGAIIAESDNTVIVEGNYYFPLSSIRPDYLRESTTHTTCHWKGEASYYDLIVGDAVNPDAAWYYPSPKAAAKQIAGRVAFWKGVQVIE
- a CDS encoding slipin family protein, with the protein product MNPVEILSTAFGLIPILSLLILALFVLASSVRILPEYERAVIFRLGRLAKAIVNVGGTGNGPGLILLIPMIDRMTKVSLRTVAMDVPSQDVITKDNVSVKVNAVIYFRVIDPQRAIVQVENYLFATSQIAQTTLRSVLGQSELDELLAERERLNQRLQQIIDQHTDPWGIKVTVVEIKLVDLPHEMQRAMAKQAEAEREKRAKIIHAEGELIASEKLAQAGRIMATEPVTIQLRYLQTLTEIATEKNSTIVFPLPIDILKIFLSDLKK
- a CDS encoding nodulation protein NfeD codes for the protein MIKRLVVWFGLIGIALTWPVVTYSRSEPAVRPVLAIKLEGVIAPSTADYIIRAIKQADREVAQALVIELDTPGGLDLSMRSIIKEMLAAERPIVVYVSPSGARAASAGVFITLAAHVAAMAPGTNIGAAHPVNMGGEMDKEMSKKVTNDAAAYIRTIAEQRGRNVQWAEDAVRKSVSATEKEALKLKIIDLVADKLDDLLVAVDGREVTTARGKVTLHTKGIEVTRLEMGLRDKVLKVISDPNIAYMLLMLGLAGLYFELSTPGAILPGVLGGICLILAFYAFQTLPISYAGLLLILLAIILFIAEVKVVSHGILAVGGIAAMILGSMMLIKSPEPFMRISLSAILLTTAATAAFFGFVVTMALRAQRQKTTTGAEGLIGQIGTVRTSLKPEGSVLVGGELWSAHCEDGAEPGDKVRVLAVQGLMLFVSKENEVVAVEADAISTQQRQGGQA